A genomic window from Haliaeetus albicilla chromosome 10, bHalAlb1.1, whole genome shotgun sequence includes:
- the LOC138687476 gene encoding somatomedin-B and thrombospondin type-1 domain-containing protein-like gives MRGLLLWGGWLLAAGYLVGATGSCRHRCCPGRNNACWVAGARRARCYCDSYCERTGDCCEDYRATCRHAAVGCAVGPWGPWSGCSSPCGVGSKARSRQVTVPPRHGGEPCPDLKQRRGCLGEHPTCGTAEGNAGPARDAHLPRASPSPGAAAVPAACPGVSLTIYVSPPSAALLPEVAKILPDSFSRDFRDAWRRAGLLLPEELSGSPVPSYCGYFRLTQVGPPCRGQAWSRQLHRDKRVCVECRGHVSHRHPHCTGHGLQGARTFWVAASMVGCQGSWVQEGLQEGCVCSPPALIFV, from the exons ATGCGGGGCCTGCTGCTCTGGGggggctggctgctggctgCCGGCTACCTGGTGGGTGCCACGGGCAGCTGCCGGCACCGGTGCTGCCCGGGCAGGAATAACGCCTGCTGGGTCGCAGGCGCCCGCCGGGCTCGCTGTTACTGCGACTCGTACTGCGAGAGGACGGGCGACTGCTGCGAGGACTACCGTGCCACGTGCCGCCATGCCG CGGTGGGCTGCGCGGTGGGACCCTGGGGGCCGTGGAGCGGGTGCAGCTCCCCGTGCGGGGTCGGCAGCAAGGCCCGCAGCCGCCAGGTCACCGTTCCGCCCCGGCACGGAGGGGAGCCGTGTCCCGACCTCAAGCAGCGCCGCGGCTGCCTGGGGGAGCACCCGACCTGCGGGACGGCCGAAGGTAACGCGGGTCCCGCCAGGGATGCCCACCTCCCTCGTGCGTCACCGTCCCCTGGTGCTGCCGCCGTCCCCGCTGCCTGTCCTGGGGTGTCTTTAACCATCTATGTGTCCCCCCCCTCGGctgctcttctcccagaggtggCCAAGATATTACCCGACTCCTTCAGCCGGGACTTCAGGGATGCCTGGCGAagagctgggctgctgctgccggaGGAGCTGTCCGGGT cccccgTCCCCAGCTACTGCGGCTACTTCCGCCTGACGCAGGTAGGCCCCCCCTGCCGCGGGCAGGCCTGGAGCCGCCAGCTACACCGGGACAAGCGGGTGTGCGTCGAGTGCCGGGGGCACGTGTCCCACCGCCATCCCCATTGCACTGGACATGGGCTGCAAGGAGCCAG GACATTTTGGGTGGCCGCCTCCATGGTGGGGTGCCAGGGCTCGTGGGtgcaggagggg